One window of Candidatus Babeliales bacterium genomic DNA carries:
- a CDS encoding sodium/proton-translocating pyrophosphatase translates to MSMEMMYLFFTAVAGLGCLVMFALQTKISAQQVTDERAAKIASYIRRGAMTFLVEEYKLIVAVATLISVILWLFTKSSIVPMVFMSSALLSMVAGFLGMRAATEANVRTACAAKDSGERAAL, encoded by the coding sequence ATGTCTATGGAAATGATGTATTTGTTTTTCACTGCTGTGGCAGGTCTTGGCTGCTTAGTCATGTTTGCACTTCAAACAAAAATTAGTGCTCAACAAGTGACTGACGAGCGTGCTGCAAAAATTGCTTCTTACATTCGTCGCGGAGCAATGACATTTTTAGTTGAAGAATATAAGCTTATTGTTGCAGTCGCAACGCTGATCAGTGTAATTCTTTGGCTGTTTACAAAAAGTTCAATAGTCCCTATGGTTTTTATGAGCAGTGCTCTGCTTTCTATGGTTGCAGGATTCTTAGGAATGCGTGCAGCAACTGAAGCAAACGTGCGTACAGCATGTGCGGCAAAAGATAGCGGCGAACGCGCTGCGCTC
- the smpB gene encoding SsrA-binding protein SmpB has product MKIIVQNKKALFDYDIAYRVEAGVVLSGNEVKSLRAKRGSLNGSFATVKGDELFLLNCNIPAYSHAYLKDEDTASRSRKLLLHRKELNKLIGEVSQKGTTIIPLKIYFNEKGRVKIELGVGKHRKAEGKKQLLKERDINRETQRELKNLR; this is encoded by the coding sequence ATGAAAATTATAGTTCAAAACAAAAAAGCTTTATTCGATTACGACATTGCCTATAGGGTTGAAGCGGGCGTTGTGCTGTCAGGCAACGAAGTAAAGTCCCTGCGAGCAAAACGCGGGTCTTTAAACGGATCGTTTGCAACCGTAAAGGGCGATGAACTTTTTTTATTAAACTGCAATATCCCGGCCTACAGTCATGCCTACTTAAAAGATGAGGACACGGCAAGCCGTAGCAGAAAACTTTTACTTCATCGCAAAGAGCTGAACAAGCTCATTGGTGAAGTCTCTCAAAAAGGCACAACTATTATTCCACTCAAAATTTACTTCAATGAAAAAGGTCGTGTAAAAATTGAACTTGGTGTAGGAAAACATAGAAAAGCTGAAGGTAAAAAGCAGCTTTTAAAAGAACGTGATATTAATCGTGAAACTCAACGTGAATTAAAAAATCTTCGATAA
- the tsaD gene encoding tRNA (adenosine(37)-N6)-threonylcarbamoyltransferase complex transferase subunit TsaD, translating to MNTNLTILGIESSCDETAAAVYTSQDGLLSNELYSQIPSHALTGGVIPETASREHMEKIVIITEQALAKANKTLDDIDCFAVTCKPGLPGALMVGVAFSKALAFATNKKLIGIDHLEGHVFSACVDNKVPFPFLALTVSGGHSALYLVRDFGSYEILGSTLDDAAGEAFDKIAKLMNLPYPGGPVIEKLAEAIEFKDFFSYPRGNMKNLNFSFSGLKTAVLYHLIEQKAYDQETKTFLKNDDLQFKQQVASSLLVCIGDIFEEKIIRALKMYPELKSVCFVGGVACNKYLRNRLQSACEKKGKQLFFPSNKLCTDNAGMIAFVGHYKAQQGLFDNLDLKVF from the coding sequence ATGAATACAAATCTAACAATACTGGGTATCGAAAGTTCCTGCGACGAAACAGCAGCAGCAGTCTACACATCGCAGGACGGTCTACTTTCAAATGAACTTTACTCTCAAATTCCATCGCACGCACTGACCGGCGGCGTAATCCCAGAAACTGCTTCGCGTGAGCACATGGAAAAAATCGTCATTATCACAGAGCAAGCACTCGCAAAAGCAAATAAAACACTCGATGACATTGATTGCTTTGCCGTTACTTGTAAACCTGGGCTTCCTGGCGCTTTAATGGTTGGCGTAGCTTTCAGCAAAGCTCTCGCTTTTGCCACAAACAAAAAACTTATCGGAATTGATCACCTAGAGGGTCATGTTTTTTCTGCATGCGTTGACAACAAAGTCCCGTTTCCTTTTTTAGCCTTAACGGTATCAGGTGGTCACTCTGCATTGTATTTGGTGCGTGATTTTGGGTCATATGAAATACTCGGAAGCACGCTAGATGATGCTGCAGGTGAAGCATTTGATAAAATTGCAAAGCTTATGAACTTGCCCTACCCTGGTGGCCCTGTCATTGAAAAACTGGCAGAAGCCATTGAATTTAAAGATTTCTTTTCTTATCCACGCGGCAACATGAAAAATTTAAACTTTAGTTTTTCAGGTTTAAAAACAGCAGTCTTGTATCACTTGATTGAGCAAAAAGCATACGACCAAGAAACTAAAACATTTTTGAAAAATGATGATTTGCAGTTTAAACAACAAGTTGCCAGCTCGCTGCTCGTTTGCATTGGCGATATATTTGAAGAAAAAATCATACGTGCTTTAAAAATGTACCCAGAACTGAAATCAGTGTGCTTTGTAGGCGGCGTTGCTTGTAATAAATATTTACGAAATCGACTTCAATCAGCTTGTGAGAAAAAAGGAAAACAGCTTTTTTTCCCTTCAAACAAATTATGCACTGACAATGCAGGAATGATTGCATTCGTTGGTCACTATAAAGCTCAACAAGGTCTATTCGATAATCTCGATTTAAAAGTCTTTTAA
- the rho gene encoding transcription termination factor Rho: MQRSNDNKGPRSGPETKSQKPAAPLKKQTTSRPMTESELSEMQSVELGYVAKRLGIIGSTFLSKATLIKTILEQQTKPDVEIFVKGVLERLPDGFGFLRFSEYDYISGPDDVYVSPSFIRRYNLRTGDEINGSIRKPKEGEKYFALQTIEQVNDRPAEDTASRLNFDRLTPLHPDQRFDLETNPNYISTRIMNIFTPIGKGQRGLIVAPPKVGKTMLLKELALSLLQNYKKTHMIVLLIDERPEEVSDMKRTIKGENVEIISSTFDESAERHVQVAEIVLEKAKRLVEYGEDVIILLDSITRLARAYNTTAPTSGKVLTGGIDAHALQRPKRFFGAARKTEEAGSLTIIATAIVETGSRMDEVIYEEFKGTGNMELHLTRKLSNRRTFPAFDILSSSTRRDDLLLSEDELNQAWILHRFLSTMNVVEGMEFVINKMKQYKTNEEFFESVKKTGGGGQQQQQHSGSSNGGSHSASSGDTH, from the coding sequence TTGCAAAGATCAAATGATAACAAAGGACCACGCTCTGGCCCAGAGACGAAAAGTCAGAAGCCAGCAGCTCCTTTAAAAAAACAAACAACAAGTCGTCCTATGACTGAATCAGAACTTTCAGAAATGCAAAGTGTTGAATTGGGTTATGTTGCAAAACGCTTAGGAATTATTGGATCGACTTTTCTTTCAAAAGCTACTTTAATAAAAACCATTTTAGAGCAACAAACAAAGCCTGATGTTGAGATTTTTGTTAAAGGTGTTTTAGAAAGACTTCCTGACGGATTTGGTTTTTTACGATTTTCTGAATACGATTATATTTCAGGTCCTGATGATGTATACGTTTCTCCTTCTTTCATTCGACGATATAATTTGCGAACTGGCGATGAAATTAATGGAAGCATTAGAAAACCAAAAGAGGGCGAAAAGTATTTTGCTCTGCAAACAATAGAACAAGTAAATGATCGACCAGCTGAAGATACAGCATCCAGATTAAACTTTGATCGCTTAACACCATTGCATCCAGATCAAAGATTCGACTTAGAAACAAATCCAAATTATATTTCAACACGAATTATGAATATTTTTACCCCGATTGGTAAAGGACAGCGCGGTCTTATCGTTGCTCCACCAAAGGTTGGTAAAACAATGCTTCTTAAAGAGCTTGCTTTAAGCTTGCTTCAAAATTACAAAAAAACTCACATGATTGTACTTCTTATTGATGAACGCCCTGAAGAGGTGTCTGACATGAAACGTACAATTAAGGGTGAAAATGTTGAAATTATTAGCTCAACTTTCGATGAATCAGCAGAACGTCACGTTCAAGTTGCTGAAATCGTTTTAGAAAAAGCGAAACGTTTGGTTGAGTATGGCGAAGATGTTATAATCTTGCTTGATTCAATTACTCGTCTTGCTCGTGCATACAACACAACAGCTCCAACATCAGGTAAAGTTTTAACTGGTGGTATCGATGCGCATGCACTTCAAAGACCAAAGCGTTTCTTTGGTGCTGCTCGTAAAACAGAAGAAGCTGGATCACTGACAATCATAGCAACAGCTATCGTTGAAACTGGTTCTCGTATGGACGAAGTTATTTACGAAGAGTTTAAAGGTACCGGTAACATGGAACTTCATCTTACTCGTAAGCTTTCAAATCGTAGAACATTTCCAGCATTTGACATCCTTTCTTCAAGTACTCGTCGTGATGATTTACTTCTTTCTGAAGATGAATTGAACCAAGCGTGGATACTTCATAGATTCCTTTCAACTATGAATGTGGTTGAAGGTATGGAATTCGTTATCAACAAGATGAAACAATATAAAACGAATGAAGAATTTTTTGAAAGTGTGAAAAAAACTGGTGGCGGTGGCCAACAACAGCAACAACATAGTGGCAGCAGTAACGGTGGAAGTCATAGCGCTTCAAGTGGCGACACTCATTAA
- the secF gene encoding protein translocase subunit SecF, producing the protein MYKYNFLKYSVPSVLFTLVIIGAGITSYFVKGGFRYSVDFTGGTEIRVQFDKPENIEAVKKVIHEEWQGSVYSVVGAPEIIVRVQETPEKVSDLDKKLMASINSVSAENPGTLLQVNSISRTISDNLSSTWLKAFILALILLALYLSISFKFAFAIGAVIALAHDALIVLACFALLDKEISIDFIGALMVALGYSIHDSIIVFSRIRHNMKILKGKSLYDIVNISLNERLRRTILTSSATALPVLSLFIFGGDAVRDLALALLLGIAFGTFSSIYIASPIMMFFMKKDK; encoded by the coding sequence ATGTATAAGTACAATTTTTTGAAATATAGCGTACCGAGTGTTTTGTTTACTTTAGTAATTATTGGAGCTGGTATTACAAGTTACTTTGTAAAAGGTGGTTTTCGATACAGTGTTGATTTTACCGGTGGAACAGAGATTCGAGTTCAGTTTGATAAACCAGAAAATATTGAAGCTGTGAAAAAAGTAATTCATGAAGAGTGGCAAGGATCTGTGTACAGTGTAGTTGGTGCACCAGAGATTATTGTACGAGTACAAGAAACTCCTGAAAAAGTAAGTGATTTAGATAAAAAACTTATGGCTTCAATCAACTCAGTGTCAGCAGAAAATCCAGGAACATTGCTTCAGGTGAACAGTATCAGCCGCACAATTAGTGATAATTTGTCGTCAACTTGGTTAAAAGCTTTCATTTTAGCTCTTATTCTTTTGGCTCTTTATCTTTCTATAAGCTTTAAATTTGCTTTTGCCATAGGAGCTGTTATTGCTCTTGCGCATGATGCATTAATTGTTTTAGCTTGCTTTGCGCTTCTTGACAAAGAAATCTCAATTGACTTTATTGGTGCGCTTATGGTGGCACTAGGGTATTCAATTCATGACTCGATTATAGTATTTTCCCGTATCAGACACAATATGAAAATATTAAAAGGTAAGTCGCTTTATGATATTGTAAATATCAGCTTGAATGAGCGTTTGCGAAGAACAATTTTAACAAGTTCTGCAACTGCGCTTCCTGTGCTTTCGTTGTTCATCTTTGGTGGTGATGCTGTCAGAGATTTAGCGTTAGCGCTCTTATTGGGAATTGCTTTTGGTACATTTTCATCAATTTACATTGCAAGTCCAATAATGATGTTTTTTATGAAAAAAGATAAATAA
- the rpmA gene encoding 50S ribosomal protein L27, producing MATSKSGGSTCNGRDSVGRRLGVKLYAGQVVSGGEIIIRQRGTKYHPGKSVGRGKDDTLFAIGAGFVKFHRGFKDRLFVSIVADRELATSVAKA from the coding sequence ATGGCAACCAGTAAATCCGGCGGTTCGACGTGTAACGGCCGGGATAGTGTAGGCAGAAGATTAGGTGTTAAACTTTATGCTGGTCAAGTCGTTAGCGGCGGCGAAATCATCATCAGACAGCGCGGTACAAAGTACCATCCTGGCAAATCTGTGGGACGTGGAAAAGACGACACATTGTTTGCAATAGGTGCTGGGTTTGTTAAGTTTCATCGCGGATTTAAAGATAGATTATTCGTATCTATCGTTGCTGATAGAGAGTTAGCAACATCTGTCGCAAAAGCTTAA
- the polA gene encoding DNA polymerase I: MTHKISKKSVFIIDGSSFLYRAYYAMKPLYTSKGVSVHALYGFCRMIKKLIDTFEIEHLIIVWDSKGKTHRHEMFPTYKATRQAPPSDIFEQKDFIQEFADLVGIAQLSKAGHEADDLMYSFAKKAHKAGYESVLVSSDKDMRQALSDNIVIFDPFKDVVMDAVACEARYGFEVSKLPFYFSILGDSSDNIPGVKGIGEKGATELVKQFKSLDDMYENIDKIPRQRTRDLLIEHKHSAYLSEKLFVLHLYDIDLTIKDTEFEEKSWAKALPLFQKFEMKSLIKDVETKYGASVPQDVKEKPSDKQLHEKYDFVLINTPQQLIDLCKALKHEKSFAIDTETTGLDPMQAQLVGISIAYKVGQAFYIPLGHKIDQQLSIVQTEAQESDQQLSKKVVMEHLGPILSNHLIKKYMHNAKYDQLVLLQAGFETKGIEFDTMIAASLVTKEWEKNGLKDLSEQFFDETMLSYKDMVKKYKVQDFSEIPVQAATHYAAADAHQTLKLVPIFKKELLEQKLHDLYYDIELPTNDILVEMQQEGIFCDVEVLSHLSKEVDKDLKAIEKKIHGVAGKDINLNSPKQIRELLFDQLKLTPQKKSGKGASYSTDAEVLTILALEHEVPKMMLAYRELYKLKSTYIDALPTYINPKTNLIHTSWNQTVAATGRLSSSNPNLQNIPKDGLEYGKEYDVDVRCAFKAKRGWTFISADYSQIELRVLAHLSKDKHLVHAFLSGQDIHAQTAAKMFGVDLKEVTDGQRAIGKRLNFSILYGLTAYGLSRDMFISYADAKKYIEIYFEQYPGVSKWMEDVVEFVKKNGYTQTLYGRRRYLPGIYEKNKTLFELARRMAINTPAQGTAAEVTKLGMIAFHKALQSHKLQAKILLQIHDELVVTCPNDEIEVVSKLLEKTLVSAVSWNIPLQVSIREGKTWRQVTK, encoded by the coding sequence ATGACTCATAAAATTTCAAAAAAATCAGTTTTTATTATCGACGGCTCTTCATTTCTATATCGTGCATATTATGCAATGAAGCCACTTTATACGAGTAAAGGCGTATCGGTACATGCTTTGTATGGCTTTTGCCGAATGATCAAAAAGTTAATTGATACTTTTGAAATTGAACATTTAATAATCGTGTGGGATAGCAAAGGCAAAACTCATCGCCATGAAATGTTTCCAACGTACAAAGCTACGCGTCAAGCACCACCCAGTGATATTTTTGAGCAAAAAGATTTTATTCAAGAATTTGCAGATTTAGTTGGCATTGCGCAACTGAGCAAAGCTGGCCATGAAGCAGATGATTTGATGTATTCATTTGCAAAAAAAGCTCACAAAGCCGGATATGAGTCAGTTTTAGTTTCTTCAGATAAAGATATGAGACAAGCGCTTTCAGATAACATTGTGATTTTTGATCCATTTAAAGATGTTGTTATGGACGCCGTAGCATGTGAAGCTAGATATGGATTTGAAGTTTCAAAATTGCCTTTTTACTTTTCAATTCTTGGCGATAGCTCTGATAATATTCCTGGAGTAAAAGGAATTGGTGAAAAGGGCGCAACAGAGCTGGTAAAACAATTTAAAAGTCTTGATGATATGTATGAAAATATCGATAAAATTCCTAGACAGCGAACACGCGATCTATTGATAGAGCATAAACATTCAGCTTATTTAAGTGAAAAATTGTTTGTATTGCACTTGTATGACATTGATTTAACGATTAAAGATACCGAGTTTGAAGAAAAATCTTGGGCGAAAGCTCTTCCTTTATTTCAAAAATTTGAAATGAAAAGTTTGATTAAGGACGTTGAAACAAAGTATGGCGCGTCTGTGCCACAAGATGTTAAAGAAAAACCTAGCGATAAGCAATTACATGAAAAATATGACTTTGTTCTTATAAATACACCGCAGCAGTTAATTGATTTGTGTAAAGCGTTAAAACACGAAAAATCTTTTGCCATTGATACTGAAACCACGGGCCTTGACCCAATGCAGGCACAGTTGGTTGGTATTTCTATTGCTTATAAAGTTGGGCAAGCATTTTATATTCCTTTGGGGCATAAAATTGATCAACAGCTTTCAATTGTTCAAACAGAAGCTCAAGAAAGTGACCAGCAGCTTTCTAAGAAAGTTGTTATGGAGCATTTGGGCCCAATCTTGAGCAATCATTTAATTAAAAAATATATGCACAATGCAAAGTACGATCAGCTCGTTTTGCTACAAGCAGGTTTTGAGACCAAGGGCATAGAATTTGACACTATGATTGCAGCGAGTTTGGTGACTAAAGAATGGGAAAAAAACGGACTGAAAGATTTGTCAGAGCAGTTTTTTGATGAAACCATGCTGAGCTATAAAGATATGGTGAAAAAATATAAGGTGCAGGACTTTTCAGAGATCCCTGTGCAAGCGGCAACGCACTACGCAGCTGCTGATGCGCATCAAACATTAAAATTAGTTCCTATTTTTAAAAAAGAATTACTCGAGCAAAAGCTGCATGATTTATATTATGATATCGAACTTCCTACCAATGATATTTTGGTTGAAATGCAGCAAGAAGGTATTTTTTGCGACGTAGAAGTTTTGAGCCATTTAAGTAAAGAAGTGGATAAAGACTTAAAAGCGATAGAAAAAAAGATACACGGTGTTGCCGGAAAAGATATTAATTTAAATTCACCAAAACAAATCAGAGAACTTTTATTTGATCAGCTGAAATTGACTCCGCAAAAAAAGAGCGGAAAGGGTGCATCATATTCAACCGATGCAGAAGTTTTAACGATTTTAGCGTTAGAGCATGAAGTGCCAAAAATGATGCTAGCTTATCGTGAGTTGTATAAATTAAAAAGTACCTACATTGATGCGTTGCCAACTTATATCAATCCAAAAACGAATTTAATTCATACTTCATGGAATCAAACTGTGGCGGCAACAGGGCGTCTTTCAAGTTCGAATCCGAATTTACAAAATATTCCAAAAGATGGTTTAGAGTATGGCAAGGAGTATGATGTCGACGTACGCTGTGCGTTTAAAGCAAAACGAGGTTGGACTTTTATTTCAGCTGACTATTCTCAAATAGAGCTTCGCGTGCTTGCGCATCTTTCAAAAGATAAACATTTGGTGCATGCATTTTTATCAGGGCAAGATATTCACGCCCAAACTGCAGCAAAAATGTTTGGAGTTGATTTAAAAGAAGTTACTGATGGGCAACGGGCAATTGGTAAACGTTTAAATTTTAGTATTTTATACGGGTTGACAGCATATGGCCTTTCAAGAGATATGTTTATTTCATATGCTGATGCAAAAAAGTATATCGAAATTTATTTTGAGCAATATCCTGGCGTGTCAAAGTGGATGGAAGACGTTGTCGAGTTTGTTAAAAAAAATGGATATACGCAAACATTGTATGGTCGTCGACGTTATCTGCCAGGAATTTATGAAAAAAATAAAACATTGTTTGAGTTAGCGCGACGTATGGCAATCAATACTCCGGCTCAGGGAACTGCAGCGGAAGTGACCAAGCTCGGCATGATTGCTTTTCATAAGGCTTTACAAAGTCACAAACTTCAAGCTAAAATTTTGCTTCAAATTCATGATGAGTTGGTGGTTACATGTCCAAATGATGAAATTGAAGTTGTTTCAAAATTGTTGGAAAAAACATTAGTGTCAGCAGTTTCATGGAATATCCCCTTGCAAGTTTCAATCAGGGAAGGTAAAACATGGCGACAAGTAACAAAGTAA
- a CDS encoding UDP-N-acetylmuramoyl-L-alanyl-D-glutamate--2,6-diaminopimelate ligase: MHTELNINNYNLPSVYPVTAHTDFVGIGTTFVATPGAKTNGLDYVALALQKGASVIVVQLDVVVPDEISELIKTYNAKIIRVESCRKALAEMSAEALGFPAKKLKIIAVTGTKGKTSTSYMAYHMLHSLGKKVALISTVEKRIEADIISMPLTTPLPDQIHIFLDACVKRGIEYVIMEVSAQALSLQRVVGIEFEAGVFTNFSHEHLEFYKDLQEYFEAKILLLPKIKNLKNMFINLDDKHGAFLLDKNPQCSSFSLQDKRATLYGCAHNSGNADVTVEVKIDSKVYEVYLPLLGQFNVYNLLGVLAVMHALKIDLSQVQWSLKNLQFIPGRMEQYPLRSGARCVIDYAHNPSSFEAVLSTLRSMTPHLIVVFGLAGNRDKQKRPIMASIAQKYCDVVILTSDNPRDENPEEIAKEVVVGFTPDKNFQFHQELNRVNAIELGCELTKPGSIVAILGKGRDEYQIVGNVTFPFKERLIIKPFTLSPDGN, translated from the coding sequence ATGCATACAGAACTAAACATCAATAATTATAATCTTCCATCAGTATATCCAGTCACAGCCCACACAGACTTTGTTGGAATCGGCACAACGTTTGTAGCCACCCCTGGTGCGAAAACCAATGGCTTAGACTATGTTGCCTTAGCTTTGCAAAAAGGGGCAAGCGTTATTGTTGTCCAACTTGATGTTGTTGTTCCTGACGAAATCTCAGAACTTATAAAAACATATAATGCAAAAATAATACGCGTAGAGAGTTGCCGTAAAGCTTTAGCCGAAATGTCAGCCGAGGCTTTAGGTTTCCCTGCAAAAAAATTAAAAATTATTGCAGTCACGGGTACCAAGGGTAAAACATCAACCTCGTACATGGCGTATCATATGCTTCACAGCTTGGGTAAAAAAGTTGCATTAATTAGTACTGTGGAAAAAAGAATTGAAGCAGATATTATTTCAATGCCACTTACCACTCCGCTACCCGATCAAATACATATTTTTTTAGATGCATGCGTTAAACGCGGCATTGAATATGTGATTATGGAAGTTTCTGCTCAAGCGCTCAGCCTGCAACGCGTTGTAGGCATAGAATTTGAAGCTGGGGTTTTTACTAATTTTTCACATGAACATTTAGAATTTTATAAAGATTTGCAAGAATATTTTGAGGCAAAAATTCTTTTGCTTCCAAAAATTAAAAATCTAAAAAACATGTTTATTAATTTAGATGATAAACATGGAGCTTTTTTGCTTGATAAAAACCCGCAGTGTTCATCATTTTCTTTGCAAGATAAGCGTGCAACGCTGTATGGTTGTGCACATAATTCTGGAAACGCAGATGTTACGGTTGAAGTTAAAATTGACAGTAAAGTATACGAAGTTTATTTGCCACTATTGGGTCAATTTAACGTTTATAATTTGCTCGGTGTTTTAGCAGTCATGCACGCTCTTAAAATTGATCTTTCGCAGGTACAGTGGAGCTTGAAAAATCTGCAATTTATTCCAGGCCGCATGGAACAATATCCGCTGCGAAGCGGTGCTCGTTGTGTTATTGATTACGCACATAATCCATCATCATTTGAGGCAGTTCTTTCGACATTGCGTTCAATGACACCACATTTGATTGTTGTGTTTGGTTTAGCCGGGAATCGAGACAAACAAAAACGTCCAATCATGGCATCTATAGCTCAGAAATATTGTGACGTTGTTATTTTGACTTCTGATAATCCTCGTGATGAAAATCCTGAAGAGATAGCAAAAGAAGTTGTTGTTGGATTTACACCCGATAAAAACTTTCAGTTTCATCAAGAACTTAATCGGGTTAACGCTATTGAATTGGGATGCGAACTGACCAAGCCGGGCAGCATTGTGGCAATTCTTGGTAAAGGTCGCGATGAATATCAAATCGTTGGAAATGTGACTTTCCCTTTTAAAGAGCGTTTGATTATTAAACCGTTTACTTTATCGCCTGATGGCAACTGA
- a CDS encoding amino acid carrier protein, with protein MDISIMLAELSRMIWCLPFLLFFFGACVYMTVQLNFVQFRYFLESIRSVFKPTSKAESVEVSGKLSPFQAFINTLGGNIGNGSLAGIPVAICVGGPGAIFWLLLMSTFSVSLRFAEVYLATYFSDKATAQKSGPMYYLSLLPGGAVLSSLFGIFGFAYMLTGGNLIQCNAIGLSLSRSWGISPMITAIFVTLFVMYIVVGGSSRIVQYLDKLVPVKVYGFLISAIIVLAYHYASIPHALYLIVSLAFDPQAALGGTLAFAIQQSIATGFQQGVNASEAGLGTAAVAFGTTKGQDPMTSGIMSMLSVYINTHLVCFLVALSVIASGVWNNGETSSALLISAYETVFGSMAGLIVTVLVTMFAISVVVAYAYNAKICWDFLLKGKFSWGFSVVYVLCATYGVLMNAKIVWVINSVTTAGLFSVNVIGLLYFTKTIKAGLHAYRTKHQ; from the coding sequence ATGGATATTTCTATAATGTTGGCAGAACTTTCAAGAATGATTTGGTGCTTGCCATTTCTTTTGTTTTTCTTCGGTGCTTGTGTCTATATGACCGTGCAGCTTAATTTTGTTCAATTTCGTTATTTTCTTGAGTCAATTCGCTCTGTTTTTAAGCCAACAAGCAAGGCAGAATCTGTTGAAGTCTCTGGAAAACTTTCTCCTTTTCAAGCATTTATCAATACACTAGGTGGAAACATCGGTAACGGAAGCTTGGCTGGAATTCCTGTAGCGATTTGCGTTGGTGGCCCCGGTGCAATTTTTTGGCTTCTTTTAATGTCAACGTTTTCAGTTTCCTTGCGGTTTGCTGAAGTTTATTTAGCGACATATTTTAGCGACAAAGCAACAGCACAAAAATCTGGCCCAATGTATTATTTGAGTCTTTTGCCTGGTGGAGCCGTACTTTCATCATTATTTGGTATTTTTGGTTTTGCTTACATGCTTACTGGTGGAAATTTGATTCAATGTAATGCAATTGGATTATCACTTTCAAGGTCATGGGGCATTTCTCCAATGATTACAGCAATTTTCGTTACTCTATTTGTTATGTACATTGTTGTGGGCGGTTCATCACGAATTGTACAATATTTAGATAAATTAGTTCCTGTTAAAGTGTATGGATTTTTGATTTCAGCAATCATTGTACTGGCTTATCACTATGCTTCAATTCCTCATGCATTGTACCTCATTGTTTCTTTAGCCTTTGATCCTCAAGCAGCGCTTGGTGGAACATTGGCTTTTGCTATTCAACAATCAATAGCAACAGGTTTTCAACAAGGTGTTAATGCAAGTGAAGCTGGTCTTGGAACTGCAGCTGTTGCGTTTGGTACAACCAAAGGTCAAGATCCTATGACAAGCGGCATCATGTCGATGCTCAGTGTGTATATCAATACTCATTTGGTATGTTTCTTAGTCGCGCTGTCTGTGATAGCAAGTGGCGTATGGAATAATGGAGAAACAAGTTCAGCATTACTTATTTCTGCATATGAAACAGTCTTTGGCTCAATGGCAGGACTTATCGTAACGGTTCTCGTAACCATGTTTGCAATTAGCGTTGTGGTTGCTTATGCATACAATGCAAAAATTTGTTGGGATTTTTTACTTAAGGGTAAATTTTCTTGGGGCTTTTCAGTTGTGTACGTTTTATGTGCTACATACGGAGTCTTGATGAACGCAAAGATCGTTTGGGTTATAAATAGTGTGACGACTGCAGGACTGTTTTCGGTCAACGTAATTGGTCTTTTATATTTTACTAAAACAATTAAAGCTGGTTTGCATGCATACAGAACTAAACATCAATAA
- the ruvX gene encoding Holliday junction resolvase RuvX, with amino-acid sequence MRVLALDLGDAWTGTAMSDPLKIIATPYKSVRTEALMPFLHELFEKEKIDTVVVGYPRTMRDTESEQTKKVLAQKELIEKEFPSKKYILWDERLSSKGARAIQGKKAKTEGHNEHSIAAAIILQTYLQFLS; translated from the coding sequence ATGAGAGTTTTGGCCCTCGACCTTGGAGATGCTTGGACAGGAACAGCAATGAGCGACCCACTTAAAATCATTGCAACACCTTATAAATCAGTCAGAACTGAAGCACTTATGCCTTTTTTACACGAACTATTTGAAAAAGAAAAAATAGATACTGTCGTTGTCGGTTATCCACGTACCATGCGCGATACAGAAAGTGAACAAACCAAAAAAGTGCTCGCTCAAAAAGAATTAATCGAAAAAGAGTTCCCTTCAAAAAAATATATTTTATGGGATGAACGACTTTCAAGCAAAGGTGCTCGTGCCATCCAAGGAAAAAAAGCAAAAACTGAAGGTCATAATGAACACTCAATTGCAGCAGCAATCATACTTCAGACATACTTACAATTTTTAAGTTAA